Genomic window (Fusobacterium perfoetens):
AATACACATCTTTCTCCATTTGGTTTTTCGACAAGGACTTTTTCTCCAACAAGCCCCTCTTCGTCACCAATATTTATATTAGCTTTTAAAGCTCCTTTTAAGTGATGAGTACCTGTGATTTTTCCTATTATAACTAACTCTTCCATAACTCACCTAGTCTAAAAACTCTACGTTTACGTTTAATTTATCTTTTACTCCAGCTCCTTGCATAACTCCTCTTATTGCATTAGCTGTAAGTCCATTTTTACCGATAACTCTTCCCATTTCTCCTTCAGCTACGTTTACTTTGAAGATAACAGTATCATCTATTACCTCGTAAGTTATTCTTATAGCTTCTTCAGTTTCAACTAA
Coding sequences:
- a CDS encoding KH domain-containing protein, whose product is MERLENLLKYILKGLVETEEAIRITYEVIDDTVIFKVNVAEGEMGRVIGKNGLTANAIRGVMQGAGVKDKLNVNVEFLD